A segment of the Litorihabitans aurantiacus genome:
GGTCTGATGATGCTGCCGGCGCTGCACCTGAGCTACGGATTCAGGGCGCGCCGTGGCCCGTATCTCTTGGCGGTCGGGGTTCCCCCGATCCTGACGGCTCTCGCGCTGGGGTCGAGCAGGGCTGTGGCGGCGACGTGGGCCAGTGCGGCTGTCCAGATCCTGGCCCTCGTCGCGGTGGCCACGGTGGTGTACCTGTCGGCCCGGCACGCCTGGCTTCAGCGCGTCCAGCTTCAACAGGCACTGCTGGAGGCGCGGGCGGCGGTCAACACCGCGCAGGTGGTCGCCGATGCGATCGAGACCGGGGTGACCTACTACGACACCGCCGGCAGGGTGGAGGTCCGCAACAAGGCGATGACCGGCTTCGCTCAGCGTGCCGGCTACGACGCCGAGACCGTGAGCGCGCAGCACATCTACCAGTCCGACCAGGTCACACCCGTGGACCTCGGTGAGCAGCCCATGGAGCGGATGCTGCGAGGCGACATGGTCGATCACGACCTGTTCTACCTCGGTCCGCCCGGTGACCAGCGAGCCGTCACCTTCACCACCACGAAGCTCGACGGTCTCGCCGGCCCCGCCGGGTGGGTGCTGGCAGCTCATGACGTCACGGACCTGGTCAACGCGATCACCACCCGCGAGGAGATGATCCTGACCTTCACCCACGAGCTGCGGACCCCGCTGACCTCGATCATCGGGTTCGCCGAGATGCTCCAGGACACCCTGGACCTGGAGGAGCTGGGTATCGCTCGGCCGGTGGAGGTCATCCACCGCAACGCCACCCACCTCTCGACGCTGGTCCAGATGCTCCTGCAGGCGGGGATCGAAGCCCAGGCGGAGCCGCACTTCGCGCCGACGGACGTCGGGGACATCGTTCGGGAGAGCGTCGCCTCCTTCCAGCCCAAGGCCGCCGGTCGCGGCATCACGTTGGAGGCGGGTACGCCCATCGGTGACACGCGTGCCGAGGTGGATCACCTGCGCATCCGGCAGGTGCTGGACAACCTCGTCTCCAACGCGCTGAAGTACCCTCCCGCGGGCACGACGACCCGCGTCCTGGTCGAGGGGACGCCCGACCACGTCCGCGTCCGAGTGGTCGACCAAGGCCCCGGGATCGACCCGCAGGACCTCCCGCAGCTCTTCCAGCGCGGCTTCCGTTCGGTCACAGCTCGCCGGACCGCAACGCAGGGGATGGGACTGGGCCTCGCGATCGCACGGGACATCGCACGGGCGCACTCGGGCGAGGTCACGATGGTCAACAACCCCGACGGCGGAACCACCTTCACACTTGAGTTGCCACGACACCCGAACGTACAGACCGCTGACGCAGCGGCAGGGGACCAGGCGACCTACTCCTCGGCTCTCACCTAGACCGGGGGAGGCGGGCGCTGCACCTCAGGGAGGGGTGCGGGGGCGGGGGACCCAACTTCCCACCTCGTGCCGCACATCTGGCAGGTCAGAAGACCATCTTCGTGGCGGGTAGCCCACAGGTGAGAGCACCACGGACGCCCCGCGCGATGCCAGCGCTCCTGCCGGTCTCGGGCGTCCTCCTCGCTCACTCACGTGACCTTAGGGAAAAAGCAGTAACCGTGGGAGAATGTTCGCTAACAAAAGTTTCGCTTACAGCGAACGCTGGCGTGAGGTGAAGGCGTGTCAGCCCGGGCTCCATAAGTCGGAGGTCGTAGAGCTTCAGCCGGCGAGTTCGGACTCGGTAAACGGGACGACGGGGATCGCCTCGGTGTGGGTGGCGGACTTGGCCTCGAGGTACGCGCACAGCTCGGCGGCGGTCCGCAGCTCGGCGGTCAGCT
Coding sequences within it:
- a CDS encoding sensor histidine kinase, with the protein product MADVEALVPPLPVRTVLWRTQAPFLVTLAVALVAGAVTEAGPTWPYVAAGVAAACATAATGLLVSRLGEGVLIGGAVVHMVVVAGVDYASWPTTPSMVGLMMLPALHLSYGFRARRGPYLLAVGVPPILTALALGSSRAVAATWASAAVQILALVAVATVVYLSARHAWLQRVQLQQALLEARAAVNTAQVVADAIETGVTYYDTAGRVEVRNKAMTGFAQRAGYDAETVSAQHIYQSDQVTPVDLGEQPMERMLRGDMVDHDLFYLGPPGDQRAVTFTTTKLDGLAGPAGWVLAAHDVTDLVNAITTREEMILTFTHELRTPLTSIIGFAEMLQDTLDLEELGIARPVEVIHRNATHLSTLVQMLLQAGIEAQAEPHFAPTDVGDIVRESVASFQPKAAGRGITLEAGTPIGDTRAEVDHLRIRQVLDNLVSNALKYPPAGTTTRVLVEGTPDHVRVRVVDQGPGIDPQDLPQLFQRGFRSVTARRTATQGMGLGLAIARDIARAHSGEVTMVNNPDGGTTFTLELPRHPNVQTADAAAGDQATYSSALT